Below is a window of Tsuneonella deserti DNA.
GCAGCGCCTCGGTATGCGCGTTGAACACGTATTCCGAGCCGATGGCTCCATCCTCGGGACCGAACACGAAGGCGATGCGCTTTTCCGTGCCGTTGCGCGCCACGCCTTCCGCGTGGAGATATTCACGGTCGGCCAGAGGGCTGATCGCTTCTAGTTCCAGCGACACATTGCCCGGCAGTTGCAGCGTCTTGCTCTGGCGCAGCACCTCGATCATGCGATCAAGGTAGGCGCGAGGATTGCTCGAAACCTTCTGCCGTGTCGGCTCCGCGCTGTCCTCCTCCATCGTCATCGCCGCCTGAATAGTAGCTTCGACTGTGAAGGGACCGCAGACGCGAGTTATCTTGTCGCTCACCTCCGCTCGGTCAATGATCGTTTCCAGCTTGGGGTCGTCATCGTTGGCAATGGATTTGAGCGTTATGCGGGGGACGAGGCCGCCGACTTCCTCGCCCTTGTTGTTGCGCTTACGCTCATAAACGAACCCGCCCATTGGGCCCTTGGAAGGCTCCTTGAGCTTATACCACGGGAATGTGCTGGTCAGCAGCCGCTGCCGGGCAAGGGCAATGGGCACGCGCGAAGTATCGACGGTGATCCAGCGGCGCCCCCATTGCTCCGCCGCATACGCCGTGGTGCCGGAGCCGCAGGTGATGTCGAGCACAAGATCGCCCGGCTCGGTGGTCATGTGAATGCAGCGTTCGACCACTTTCACGCCTGTCTGGACAACATAAACCTTTTCGTCGGTGAAGTTGCCCGTGATGGTATCCGTCCACATGTTTCCCACCTGCTGGAACGGAAAATCATCCGAAAAACGGCGATAACGGATGCTGTTTTTGGCGACATGGATACGGCCAGCCTTGGCTAGCCGATTCATGCCATCGGGATAGTTCGCCTTCCAATGCGAGTTGCCGCCCGGCCGATAGGTTCTACCTTCGAATTCGAAAGGCTGGGATTCTGTCGCTGCGCCCTGCGATTGCAAGTCGCCCGGATTATACAGCTTCACATCGGCAGATAGCGCCACGTCTCCACGTGCTTCTGCCGCCGTTACTCCGCGATAGCTTCCATCGGGAAACAATACCCAACGGGCATTGCCCGAGCCGAGTTCTACCGGCTGCGGCTGGAAAATCTTGTTGTAGCGGACAGATTCCTTGTCCTTCGAATACCAAAGCAAAAAATCGCCGACCGTGGGCAACGTTGAAGATTCGAAGCCCGAGGTCGTCTGAAAGCTGATTTGCGATACGAAGCCGCCGGGAAACACCTCGTCCAGCACCTCGCGGACGTGGTGCACGTTGTCGTCGGAAATCTGCACGAAAATCGAGCCGGAAGGCGTCAGCAGCTCGCGCGCTAGCGTCAGGCGATCGCGCAGATACGTGAGGTAGGAATGTAGCCCAAGTTCCCACGTATCCCGGTAGGCTTTCACCATCTCGGGCTCA
It encodes the following:
- a CDS encoding site-specific DNA-methyltransferase; the protein is MAKDETNTSVYKHDGEAVQRPDVGVEAQFSNKKAPKTYRYDSSLAPELAWDENSERDFAEWLLGLIADAAEKGETVVFASPQVWRGTDERFTSLTQCAARLRSLAKPFLNWAGKAERQQISVPTLPLFVHERHSTQAILETLKSHKATGTNLDLFGDIDLDVADKLDAYEHKGPWTNRLILGDSMQVMNSLLQYEGMGAQVQMIYFDPPYGVKYGSNFQPFVRKNRVTHGSDDEMIREPEMVKAYRDTWELGLHSYLTYLRDRLTLARELLTPSGSIFVQISDDNVHHVREVLDEVFPGGFVSQISFQTTSGFESSTLPTVGDFLLWYSKDKESVRYNKIFQPQPVELGSGNARWVLFPDGSYRGVTAAEARGDVALSADVKLYNPGDLQSQGAATESQPFEFEGRTYRPGGNSHWKANYPDGMNRLAKAGRIHVAKNSIRYRRFSDDFPFQQVGNMWTDTITGNFTDEKVYVVQTGVKVVERCIHMTTEPGDLVLDITCGSGTTAYAAEQWGRRWITVDTSRVPIALARQRLLTSTFPWYKLKEPSKGPMGGFVYERKRNNKGEEVGGLVPRITLKSIANDDDPKLETIIDRAEVSDKITRVCGPFTVEATIQAAMTMEEDSAEPTRQKVSSNPRAYLDRMIEVLRQSKTLQLPGNVSLELEAISPLADREYLHAEGVARNGTEKRIAFVFGPEDGAIGSEYVFNAHTEALQQGYQQLFLFGFAIDAKAREMLAKLKLPTTYVSVTPDVVMSDLLKTSKSSEIFSITGLPDAQLEFAGEKDGEPLYRAVVKGLDIFRPDTMKTDEVKAENLPCWMLDTNYNGMAFFASQVFFPKTSAWDNLQKSLKGQFADSVWEHLAGTVSEPFVLGDKKRIAVKVIDERGNELMAVRAPGGPS